The proteins below come from a single Biomphalaria glabrata chromosome 10, xgBioGlab47.1, whole genome shotgun sequence genomic window:
- the LOC106051595 gene encoding Rieske domain-containing protein-like, with protein MDQKLFFPVPDVHIKDLLDWQNELERNQRQQILKLLKKQGDIHQEAALKLLHEKCFGKSLLLNDEKIALFRIGNSVYAIQSVCPHAGGPLHLADIEDIGSTQVCVKCPWHKWKFRLDNGETVFPPKSSTVAKTYPVKVENDGRIFVGFDAFGPSAFNLE; from the exons ATGgatcaaaaacttttttttcctgttcCAGATGTTCATATTAAAG ATTTACTAGACTGGCAAAATGAATTGGAAAGAAATCAGCGCCAACAAATTTTGAAGCTACTTAAAAAGCAGGGAGATATTCATCAAGAGGCTGCTCTTAAACTTCTGCATGAGAAGTGCTTTGGGAAATCTCTGTTACTAAATGATGAGAAAATTGCTTTATTTAGAATTGGAAATTCAGTTTATGCCATTCAATCAGTCTGTCCACATGCTG GTGGACCTTTACATTTAGCAGACATAGAAGACATTGGCTCCACACAAGTCTGTGTCAAATGCCCTTGGCACAAGTGGAAATTTCGCTTGGACAATGGTGAGACAGTTTTTCCACCCAAAAGCTCTACTGTTGCCAAGACATATCCTGTTAAAGTTGAAAATGATGGACGTATCTTTGTTGGGTTTGATGCATTTGGACCCTCTGCATTTAATTTGGAATAA